A genome region from Euphorbia lathyris chromosome 4, ddEupLath1.1, whole genome shotgun sequence includes the following:
- the LOC136228070 gene encoding exopolygalacturonase-like, whose translation MLSTLLTILIVSSNVEAQSKAPVTPGEAGAKGGGRGDITKFGAKPGADSTQALTDAWKEACAATGSGVVTVPTGTFVTGPVTMAGPCKGEMTFNLQGTLQAPVKLATQGWISFNHVDKLKITGSGTLDGQGQEAWNCAKKEATCKSPTVNLRLDYVNNGLVEGITSLNSKNFHMNVISGTNITFQKVTITAPANSPKINGIHVARSKGVTITDVNIGTGGDCVSVGDGTSDLKVINAKCGPSHGISIGSLGLYPNEQHVTGVTVQGCTLSKSKYGVRIKSWADKYASEASGVQFSNITMDNVENPIIIDMMYCPSGGCNTKGPSKVKLSDISFKGIKGTTPTIDGILLNCMPGSCTNIALADIDLKFTGTKGPTKANCTNIKPTLTGTVNPAGC comes from the exons ATGTTGTCAACCCTATTAACGATTCTAATTGTTTCATCTAATGTAGAAGCCCAATCGAAAGCACCGGTAACACCAGGTGAGGCTGGAGCAAAAGGAGGTGGAAGAGGGGATATAACAAAATTTGGAGCAAAACCTGGTGCAGATAGTACTCAG GCTCTAACGGATGCTTGGAAAGAGGCGTGTGCAGCAACAGGTTCCGGTGTAGTAACAGTTCCTACAGGAACATTTGTAACAGGGCCAGTGACAATGGCAGGTCCTTGCAAAGGGGAGATGACTTTTAACCTCCAAGGAACCTTACAGGCACCAGTTAAACTAGCTACTCAGGGTTGGATTAGTTTTAACCATGTTgataaactaaaaataactgGTAGTGGAACACTAGATGGTCAAGGCCAAGAAGCGTGGAATTGTGCTAAGAAAGAAGCTACCTGCAAGTCACCAACAGTT AATCTAAGGCTTGATTACGTAAATAATGGTCTTGTGGAAGGTATCACATCCCTCAACAGTAAGAATTTCCATATGAATGTTATCTCTGGCACTAATATCACATTCCAAAAGGTTACAATAACTGCACCTGCTAATAGCCCTAAGATAAATGGAATTCACGTTGCAAGATCAAAAGGAGTTACCATTACAGATGTTAACATTGGTACTGGTGGTGATTGTGTCTCTGTTGGTGATGGAACATCAGATTTAAAAGTAATAAATGCCAAATGTGGTCCTAGTCATGGAATTAGTATTGGAAGTTTAGGGCTTTATCCGAATGAGCAGCATGTAACTGGCGTCACTGTTCAAGGATGCACCCTTTCAAAAAGTAAATATGGTGTGAGAATTAAATCATGGGCAGACAAATACGCTTCTGAGGCATCAGGTGTACAGTTTTCAAATATTACCATGGATAATGTTGAGAATCCAATCATTATAGATATGATGTATTGTCCATCCGGCGGATGCAATACAAAG GGTCCATCAAAGGTCAAGCTTTCTGATATTTCCTTTAAAGGCATCAAGGGAACAACACCCACAATTGATGGAATTTTACTCAATTGTATGCCTGGAAGTTGCACAAACATAGCACTTGCTGACATTGATCTCAAATTTACTGGAACTAAAGGCCCTACAAAAGctaattgtactaatattaaGCCAACTTTGACCGGAACTGTGAATCCTGCAGGatgttaa